A single genomic interval of Polaribacter vadi harbors:
- a CDS encoding Dps family protein has translation MKTNIGISEKNRKEVSDILGKLLADEFVLYTKTLRAHWNLEGHDFHTKHVFFEEHYDAIKLFTDSVAERIRKIGHYAPGTLKEFLNLTNLSEKYDGDNTSHDYTVALLKDHDSIIQYIRENLSKVGEDCKDVGSEDFLTGLMQEHEEMAWMLRATVAK, from the coding sequence ATGAAAACAAATATTGGAATATCGGAAAAAAACAGAAAAGAAGTCTCAGACATATTAGGAAAGTTATTAGCAGATGAATTTGTATTGTATACAAAAACATTAAGAGCTCATTGGAATTTAGAAGGACACGATTTCCATACAAAACATGTGTTTTTTGAGGAACATTATGATGCGATTAAACTATTTACAGATAGTGTTGCAGAGAGAATTAGAAAAATTGGTCATTACGCTCCAGGAACTTTAAAAGAGTTTTTAAATTTAACAAATTTATCTGAAAAGTATGATGGAGATAACACAAGTCACGATTATACAGTAGCTTTATTAAAAGATCACGATTCAATTATACAGTATATTCGAGAAAATTTATCGAAAGTTGGTGAAGATTGTAAAGATGTTGGGTCAGAAGATTTCTTAACAGGATTAATGCAAGAACATGAAGAAATGGCTTGGATGTTAAGAGCAACAGTTGCTAAATAA
- a CDS encoding META domain-containing protein, which produces MKIKIFVITVLSIFVMSCNSKKEQKVDSFDESITGKYWKLKILKGKDIKMEENQKREIFFTLKANDSTVSGFAGCNSLVGQFSIEKGNRIRFKSMSTTLMACQGISFNESEFLKVFELADNYTIKDDILSLNIGRRAPLAVFEAVYLK; this is translated from the coding sequence ATGAAAATTAAAATATTCGTAATAACAGTATTATCAATTTTTGTAATGAGTTGTAACTCAAAAAAAGAACAGAAAGTAGATTCGTTTGATGAGTCTATAACAGGAAAATATTGGAAACTAAAAATCCTTAAGGGAAAAGATATAAAAATGGAAGAGAATCAAAAAAGAGAAATCTTTTTTACATTAAAAGCAAATGATAGCACTGTATCTGGTTTTGCAGGTTGTAATTCTCTTGTTGGTCAGTTTTCAATAGAAAAAGGAAATAGAATTCGTTTTAAAAGCATGAGTACAACATTAATGGCTTGTCAAGGTATTTCTTTTAACGAATCTGAATTTTTAAAGGTTTTTGAATTAGCAGATAACTATACAATTAAAGACGATATTTTATCCCTAAATATTGGTAGAAGAGCTCCTTTAGCTGTTTTTGAAGCTGTTTATTTGAAATAA
- the folB gene encoding dihydroneopterin aldolase — protein sequence MGIIKVKNIKLYAFHGCLDEEAKIGSEYRVDVKVKADLKKSSKTDELSDTVDYVHLNHIVKEEMAIRSKLLEEVAQRILNRFFKELRMVQKATVSVSKINPPIGGNVEEVVIVLSKKR from the coding sequence GTGGGAATAATAAAAGTAAAAAACATTAAACTCTATGCTTTTCATGGTTGTTTAGATGAAGAAGCAAAAATAGGTTCAGAATACAGAGTTGATGTAAAGGTAAAAGCAGATTTAAAAAAATCATCAAAAACCGATGAACTTTCTGATACTGTAGATTATGTGCATTTAAATCACATTGTAAAAGAAGAAATGGCAATTCGTTCTAAATTATTAGAAGAAGTTGCGCAACGTATTTTAAATCGCTTTTTTAAAGAATTAAGAATGGTACAAAAAGCTACAGTTTCTGTTTCAAAAATTAATCCACCAATTGGTGGAAATGTAGAGGAAGTTGTAATTGTTCTTTCAAAAAAACGATAA
- a CDS encoding DUF2452 domain-containing protein, with protein MKNDAEKKPDLVVFNEETQQYDAALKPYGTSASSPVIKPLNTASWKNDGITRVNKQLKSKFDEVKKEYENLMQKFQYNDLIYNAKFSFEPIFGENYHLYNNRNGEPFLSIIEPAQCNFEYIGSFRLNTDKMWEKID; from the coding sequence ATGAAGAATGATGCAGAAAAAAAGCCAGATTTAGTTGTTTTTAATGAAGAAACACAACAATATGATGCTGCTTTAAAACCTTATGGCACATCAGCAAGTTCACCAGTAATTAAGCCATTAAATACAGCAAGTTGGAAAAACGATGGAATTACACGTGTAAACAAACAACTAAAATCTAAGTTTGATGAGGTTAAAAAAGAATACGAAAACTTAATGCAAAAGTTTCAGTATAATGATTTAATCTACAATGCAAAGTTCAGTTTCGAGCCAATATTTGGCGAAAACTATCATTTATACAATAATAGAAATGGAGAGCCATTTTTGTCGATCATAGAACCAGCACAATGCAATTTTGAGTACATTGGTTCTTTCAGATTAAACACAGACAAAATGTGGGAAAAAATAGACTAA
- a CDS encoding VOC family protein produces the protein MFSFSLNHIALSVKNVDSSIDFYQKVLQLEEIENTASNSKTRWLQLSKSVQLHLIPRPNLTVTINKAVHFAVSINDIKPFIKHLLELDIEYSDWTDTLAKDYVRKDGIQQIYFQDIDGYWIEVNNDV, from the coding sequence ATGTTTTCTTTTTCCTTAAATCATATTGCACTTTCTGTAAAAAATGTTGATTCATCTATAGATTTTTATCAAAAAGTATTGCAATTAGAAGAAATAGAAAACACTGCGTCAAATTCTAAAACAAGATGGTTGCAGTTAAGTAAATCAGTACAATTGCATTTAATTCCACGTCCAAATTTAACAGTAACCATAAATAAAGCTGTTCATTTTGCAGTTTCTATAAACGACATAAAACCTTTTATAAAGCACCTGTTAGAGTTAGATATAGAATATTCAGACTGGACTGATACACTTGCTAAAGATTATGTTAGAAAAGACGGTATTCAACAAATCTATTTTCAAGATATAGATGGTTATTGGATAGAAGTAAATAATGATGTGTAA
- a CDS encoding zinc ribbon domain-containing protein, translating to MSDKIRNYTCPKCNNKTYKLGEMRATGGTLSKIFDIQNQKFTSVTCEKCTYTEFYKTKTSAISNVFDFFTS from the coding sequence ATGAGCGATAAAATTAGGAATTACACCTGTCCAAAATGCAACAATAAAACATATAAATTAGGGGAAATGAGAGCAACTGGAGGTACTTTGTCAAAAATTTTCGATATTCAAAATCAGAAATTTACCAGTGTAACTTGCGAAAAATGTACATACACCGAATTTTATAAAACCAAAACAAGTGCAATAAGTAACGTTTTCGACTTTTTTACAAGTTAA
- a CDS encoding glutamine--tRNA ligase/YqeY domain fusion protein, which translates to MSEEKNSLNFLEHIIEEDLANGMPKEDLRFRFPPEPNGYLHIGHTKAIGISFGLGQKYNAPVNLRFDDTNPAKEEQEYVDAIKKDISWLGYSWANECYSSDYFQQLYDWAVLLIKDGKAYVDSQSSEEMRAQKGTPTQVGTNSPFRNRSVEENLELFQGMKDGKFKEGEHTLRAKIDMESPNMLMRDPLMYRIMYKSHHRTGDDWCIYPMYDWTHGESDYIEQISHSLCSLEFKPHRELYDWFKENVLEYSKSEYPNPPKQREFSRLNLSYTIMSKRKLLTLVENGIVAGWDDPRMPTISGLRRRGYTPESIKSFIETVGVSKRENVIDVALLEFKIREDLNKTAKRVMGVLDPVKVVITNYPEDKEEMLDANYNDYEDGFGSREVPFSREIYIEKEDFREEANKKFFRLKLGSEVRLKNAYFIKANSCTKDADGNVIEIQCTYDPLTKSGMDTEESKRKVKGTLHWVSAKHAIKAEVRAYDRLFLDEAPDAHKDKDFMEFINPNSLEIITAFLEPSLQSAEIGERFQFQRMGYFNVDDDSTKENLVFNKIVGLRDSWSKK; encoded by the coding sequence ATGTCTGAAGAGAAGAATTCGCTCAATTTTTTAGAGCATATTATAGAAGAAGATTTGGCAAATGGAATGCCAAAAGAGGATTTACGTTTTCGTTTTCCACCAGAACCAAATGGGTATTTGCACATTGGTCATACAAAAGCTATTGGAATTAGTTTTGGTTTAGGGCAAAAATATAATGCCCCTGTAAATTTGCGTTTTGATGATACAAACCCTGCAAAAGAGGAGCAAGAATATGTAGATGCTATTAAGAAAGATATTTCTTGGTTGGGGTATTCTTGGGCAAATGAATGTTATTCTTCTGATTACTTTCAGCAACTTTATGATTGGGCTGTTTTGTTGATAAAAGACGGAAAAGCATATGTAGATTCGCAATCGTCAGAAGAAATGAGAGCTCAAAAAGGAACGCCAACTCAAGTAGGTACAAACAGTCCTTTTAGAAATAGATCTGTGGAAGAAAACTTGGAATTATTTCAAGGAATGAAAGATGGAAAATTTAAGGAAGGTGAACACACTTTGCGTGCAAAAATTGACATGGAATCTCCAAATATGTTGATGCGTGATCCTTTAATGTATAGAATTATGTACAAATCTCATCATAGAACTGGAGATGATTGGTGCATTTACCCAATGTACGATTGGACGCATGGAGAAAGCGATTATATTGAACAAATTTCACATTCTTTATGTTCTTTAGAGTTTAAACCCCACAGAGAATTGTATGATTGGTTTAAAGAGAATGTTTTAGAATATAGCAAATCTGAATATCCAAATCCGCCAAAACAACGTGAGTTTTCTCGTTTGAATTTGAGTTACACAATTATGAGTAAACGTAAATTGTTAACTTTAGTTGAAAATGGAATTGTAGCTGGTTGGGATGATCCAAGAATGCCAACAATTTCTGGTTTAAGAAGACGTGGTTACACTCCAGAATCTATAAAAAGTTTTATTGAAACTGTTGGAGTTTCTAAACGTGAAAATGTAATTGATGTAGCTTTATTAGAGTTTAAAATCAGAGAAGATTTAAACAAAACTGCTAAAAGAGTAATGGGTGTTTTAGATCCTGTAAAAGTGGTAATTACCAATTATCCTGAGGATAAAGAGGAAATGTTAGATGCCAATTATAATGATTACGAAGATGGTTTTGGCAGTAGAGAAGTTCCTTTTTCAAGAGAAATTTATATTGAAAAAGAGGATTTTAGAGAAGAAGCAAATAAGAAGTTTTTTAGGTTGAAGTTGGGTAGCGAAGTTCGTTTAAAAAATGCTTATTTTATAAAAGCAAATAGCTGTACAAAAGATGCTGATGGAAATGTCATTGAGATTCAATGTACTTATGATCCATTAACAAAATCTGGAATGGACACTGAAGAAAGCAAACGTAAAGTGAAAGGAACTTTGCATTGGGTTTCTGCAAAACATGCCATCAAAGCAGAAGTTAGAGCTTATGACAGGTTGTTTTTAGATGAAGCTCCAGATGCACATAAAGACAAAGATTTTATGGAATTCATCAACCCAAATTCTTTAGAAATTATTACTGCTTTTTTAGAACCAAGTTTACAATCTGCAGAAATTGGGGAGCGTTTTCAGTTTCAAAGAATGGGTTATTTTAATGTTGATGATGATTCTACAAAAGAGAATTTAGTCTTTAACAAAATTGTTGGTTTGAGAGATTCTTGGTCTAAAAAGTAG
- a CDS encoding DUF6370 family protein, translating to MKKILFLSIFMIAISCSNSKEIKQVAEVSCGQCKFELDSDEGCSLAVRINKKAYFVEGFKIDDFGDAHDEHTGFCNVIRKAEVTGKFIDDKFVASSIELVDEIE from the coding sequence ATGAAAAAAATACTTTTTTTATCAATCTTTATGATTGCAATTTCTTGTTCAAATAGCAAAGAAATTAAACAAGTTGCAGAAGTTTCTTGTGGACAATGTAAATTCGAATTAGATTCTGATGAAGGTTGCAGCTTAGCAGTTAGAATTAATAAGAAAGCCTATTTTGTTGAAGGTTTTAAAATTGATGATTTTGGTGATGCTCATGATGAACATACTGGTTTTTGTAATGTAATTAGAAAAGCAGAAGTTACAGGTAAATTTATCGATGATAAATTTGTTGCCAGTTCTATTGAGTTGGTTGATGAAATAGAATAA
- a CDS encoding DUF5916 domain-containing protein, translating into MKYLLTLFLCSAFLATNIVAQETSETKIPKRIYTTKRLKKVPVIDGFIADDAWNEVEWSTDFTEKNPDEGTAPAYQTMFKVLYDAKYLYIALRAFDEEPEKIQQRLSRRDGFAGDRINVIIDSYHDKRTAFVFTTTAAGVKGEEIVSQNGNNWDESYNPIWYTNAKVDDKGWTAEMKIPFSQLRFGKDKEQIWGFNINRTIFRFQERSLWQRIPNSQAGFISEAGELHGLKDLVAQKQLEIQPFTVLQYDNYPSEAGNPFRTGSDFKLNAGLDAKIGITNDLTLDLTVNPDFGQVEADPGTIALDGFQIFFKEQRPFFVENFNIFDFEFANGSDNLFYSRRIGRNPHRDANLENGEFAQTPQNSTILGAAKFSGKTRDGWSIGVLESVTANEFANIRQIDGSEREEIVEPLTNYFVARAQKDFNERNSFIGGIFTATNRNLNGNFSELHKAAYTAGVDFQHNWKNREYYVEGNAIFSHVLGSTEAITRTQRALRHNFQRVDATHIFVDENKTSLTGTGGRVEVGKNGGGNWRYNGGFIWRSPELELNDVGFLRRTDEMIQYANVNYLWLVPTEVYRNINAGFDQGSVYDFNGNLNNINYELAGEISWINNWWSEAGYSLTTNFYDNFFLRGGPRWQRPDTSSKYIFIGSDNSKLFSFTLGYSNNDSDENVVGRDRFVIRTNYQPSDAFSMSFNIEYENEFDRTQFIPEARGISFNNDARYILGRIQNETLTTTLRLNYSFSPDISLQFYGQPFISRGIFTDFNYVINPVGESIKGRISVYNDTQISFENDRYIIDENRDGTTDYGFENPDFSFVQLQTNLVARWEYIPGSELFLVWSRGSVGNADVTSDLANSVSEQVFEAPANDTFLVKFTYRFAR; encoded by the coding sequence ATGAAATACCTGTTAACTTTATTTCTTTGTAGTGCTTTTTTAGCTACAAATATCGTTGCTCAAGAAACATCAGAAACAAAGATTCCTAAAAGAATTTATACTACAAAAAGATTAAAAAAAGTCCCAGTTATTGATGGATTTATTGCTGATGACGCTTGGAACGAAGTAGAATGGTCTACAGATTTTACTGAAAAAAATCCTGATGAAGGCACAGCACCTGCTTATCAAACAATGTTTAAAGTATTGTATGATGCTAAATATTTATACATTGCTTTACGTGCTTTTGATGAGGAGCCAGAAAAAATTCAACAAAGATTAAGTAGAAGAGATGGTTTTGCAGGCGATAGAATAAATGTAATTATTGATAGTTATCATGATAAAAGAACCGCCTTTGTTTTTACAACAACTGCAGCAGGCGTTAAAGGCGAAGAAATAGTTTCGCAAAATGGAAATAATTGGGATGAAAGTTACAACCCAATTTGGTACACAAATGCAAAAGTAGATGATAAAGGTTGGACAGCAGAAATGAAAATTCCTTTTAGTCAATTGCGTTTTGGCAAAGATAAAGAGCAAATTTGGGGTTTTAACATCAACAGAACTATTTTTAGATTTCAAGAACGTTCTTTATGGCAAAGAATACCCAATAGCCAAGCTGGTTTTATTAGTGAAGCAGGAGAATTACATGGCTTAAAAGATTTAGTAGCACAAAAACAATTAGAGATTCAACCTTTTACAGTGCTGCAATATGATAATTATCCATCAGAAGCTGGCAATCCTTTTAGAACTGGAAGCGATTTTAAATTAAATGCTGGTTTAGATGCGAAAATTGGAATTACGAATGATTTAACGTTAGATTTAACTGTAAATCCAGATTTTGGACAAGTAGAAGCAGATCCTGGAACCATTGCATTAGATGGCTTTCAAATATTTTTCAAAGAACAAAGGCCTTTTTTTGTAGAAAACTTTAATATTTTCGATTTCGAATTTGCAAACGGAAGTGATAATCTTTTTTATAGCAGAAGAATTGGTAGAAATCCTCATAGAGATGCAAATCTAGAAAATGGTGAATTTGCTCAAACTCCACAAAACTCCACAATTTTAGGAGCCGCAAAATTTTCTGGAAAAACTAGAGATGGTTGGTCAATTGGTGTTTTAGAGAGTGTAACTGCCAATGAATTTGCAAATATTAGGCAAATTGATGGTTCTGAAAGAGAAGAAATTGTAGAGCCATTAACGAACTATTTTGTAGCAAGAGCGCAAAAAGATTTTAATGAACGTAATTCTTTTATTGGCGGAATTTTTACAGCAACCAACAGAAATTTAAACGGTAATTTTAGTGAATTACACAAAGCAGCATACACAGCTGGAGTAGATTTTCAGCATAACTGGAAAAATAGAGAATATTATGTGGAGGGAAATGCAATTTTTAGCCACGTTTTAGGAAGTACAGAAGCAATTACAAGAACACAGAGAGCTTTACGTCATAACTTTCAAAGAGTAGATGCAACACATATTTTTGTTGATGAAAATAAAACATCTTTAACTGGAACAGGAGGAAGAGTAGAGGTTGGTAAAAATGGTGGAGGAAATTGGAGATATAATGGAGGTTTTATCTGGCGTTCTCCAGAATTAGAGTTAAATGATGTTGGTTTTTTAAGAAGAACTGATGAAATGATTCAGTATGCGAATGTTAATTATTTGTGGCTAGTTCCAACCGAAGTTTATAGAAATATAAATGCAGGTTTTGACCAAGGTTCTGTGTACGATTTTAATGGCAATTTAAACAATATTAACTACGAATTAGCAGGAGAAATTAGTTGGATAAATAATTGGTGGTCTGAGGCTGGTTATAGTTTAACCACTAATTTTTATGATAATTTCTTTTTGAGAGGTGGTCCAAGATGGCAAAGACCAGATACTTCTTCTAAATACATTTTTATAGGCTCTGATAATAGTAAGTTGTTTAGTTTTACTTTAGGATATTCCAATAACGATAGTGATGAAAATGTTGTTGGTCGAGATCGTTTTGTGATTAGAACAAATTATCAACCATCAGATGCGTTTAGCATGTCTTTTAATATAGAATATGAAAATGAATTTGATAGAACTCAGTTTATTCCTGAAGCAAGAGGAATATCGTTTAATAATGATGCAAGATATATTTTAGGACGAATTCAAAATGAAACCCTAACAACTACTTTGCGTTTAAATTATAGTTTTTCGCCAGATATTTCTCTACAATTTTATGGACAACCTTTTATTAGTAGAGGTATATTTACCGATTTTAATTATGTTATAAATCCTGTAGGAGAAAGTATTAAGGGTAGAATTTCCGTTTATAATGATACTCAAATAAGTTTTGAAAATGATCGTTACATAATTGATGAAAATAGAGATGGTACAACAGATTACGGTTTTGAAAATCCTGATTTTTCTTTTGTACAACTACAAACAAACTTGGTTGCAAGATGGGAATATATTCCTGGATCTGAATTGTTTTTAGTTTGGTCTAGAGGTTCTGTTGGCAATGCAGATGTTACCAGCGATTTAGCAAATAGTGTTTCAGAGCAAGTTTTTGAAGCACCAGCTAATGATACTTTTTTAGTAAAGTTTACCTATCGATTTGCAAGATAG
- a CDS encoding efflux RND transporter periplasmic adaptor subunit — MKKNILFVSLLTVLLYTSCESKKQHKEKEVKFLVTNPIKKDTSITKDYVSQIHSFKHIELRALERGYLKNISVDEGQNVTKGQAMFQIMPNIYQADLDKAKAESKVAEIELQNTKLLADGNVVSQNELAMSKAKLAKANAEVSLAQTHLGFTRITAPFDGIMDHLHVREGSLLDEGELLTTLSDNSKMRVYFNVPEAEYLDYIISKNKDKKKEVSLLMANNKEFNQKGIVEVIEGEFNSNTGNIAFRAMFPNPDGILRHGETGSILMKVPFKDVIIIPQKATFEILDKRYVFVIDKNNVAKQREITVGAELPHLFIVSKGLSEKDIVLLEGIRVVKNNEKIHTKYEAPEKILSELDMYAE; from the coding sequence ATGAAAAAAAATATTCTTTTCGTTAGCTTGTTAACTGTATTATTATACACAAGTTGCGAATCAAAAAAACAACACAAAGAGAAAGAAGTAAAATTTTTAGTAACAAACCCTATCAAAAAAGACACCTCTATCACAAAAGATTATGTGAGCCAAATCCACTCTTTTAAACATATAGAATTAAGAGCTTTAGAAAGAGGCTATTTAAAAAATATTTCTGTAGATGAAGGGCAGAACGTAACAAAAGGACAAGCAATGTTCCAAATTATGCCAAATATTTATCAAGCAGATTTAGACAAAGCAAAAGCAGAATCTAAAGTAGCAGAGATTGAGTTACAAAACACCAAATTACTGGCAGATGGCAATGTAGTTTCTCAAAACGAATTGGCAATGTCTAAAGCAAAATTAGCAAAAGCAAATGCCGAAGTTTCTTTAGCACAAACGCATTTAGGTTTTACAAGAATTACAGCTCCTTTTGATGGAATTATGGATCATCTTCATGTTAGAGAAGGCAGCCTTTTAGACGAAGGCGAATTACTTACCACACTTTCTGACAATAGCAAAATGCGAGTTTATTTTAACGTTCCAGAAGCAGAATATTTAGACTATATAATTAGTAAAAATAAAGATAAGAAGAAAGAAGTGTCACTTTTAATGGCAAATAACAAAGAATTTAATCAAAAAGGAATTGTAGAAGTTATTGAGGGTGAATTTAACAGCAATACTGGTAACATAGCTTTTAGAGCCATGTTCCCAAATCCTGATGGAATTTTAAGACATGGAGAAACTGGAAGCATTTTAATGAAAGTACCTTTTAAAGATGTAATTATTATTCCACAAAAAGCAACTTTCGAAATCTTAGACAAACGTTATGTTTTTGTAATTGATAAAAACAACGTTGCCAAACAACGTGAAATTACTGTAGGTGCAGAACTGCCTCATTTATTTATAGTCTCTAAAGGATTGTCTGAAAAAGATATTGTTTTATTGGAAGGGATTAGAGTTGTAAAAAACAACGAGAAAATTCATACAAAGTATGAAGCTCCAGAGAAAATTTTGTCTGAACTAGATATGTATGCTGAATAA